One genomic window of Gossypium hirsutum isolate 1008001.06 chromosome D11, Gossypium_hirsutum_v2.1, whole genome shotgun sequence includes the following:
- the LOC107923894 gene encoding uncharacterized protein isoform X2 produces the protein MGEHEGWAALQPPNGLLPNGLLPNEAASVIQMLDPERWMKAEERTADLIACIQPDAPSEGRRNDVADYVQRLIAKCFPCQVFTFGSVPLKTYLPDGDIDLMAFSKNQNLKDMWAHQVRDMLENEEKNENAEFRVKEVQYIQAEVKIIKCLVENIVVDISFNQLGGLCTLCFLEEVDILINQNHLFKRSIILIKAWCYYESRILGAHHGLISTYALETLVLYIFHVFNESFSGPLEVLYRFLEFFSKFDWENFCVSLWGPVPISSLPEITEPPRKDGGELLLSKYFLDSCSSRYAVCQENQGQPFVSKHFNVIDPLRINNNLGRSVSKGNFFRIRSAFSFGAKKLARLLDCPKEDLFQEVNQFFMNTWERHGSGQRPDAPRNDLWCLRLSKADQTQESKNVWNNSISKVNDISSRLQTQGSCSFSSQHVIHPSESTTKVNEISTVSCAQSQKGYGSICNSKTSDQVRWVSNSNQNVHSSTGQNISKAETSVTDVRGRYLFARTRSSPELTETCGEFTSQGRQNGVPESGKTQIASVRTDKDRRKNMDSDMVASYNIKSSGDTSSSVRCTSTCQSIDTAAEPNSLLNGCQDDSGLGSTGQDFSSILGAQGMHQEKQDLVNMMPSSAVHGFNGQVPFPLNLAAGDLPFPIHSLSMGYDQRNLGRFVPTNIEMFPQRLISCPFANYFSGIGLPSNSKDPPGEVEHKLWHEQDRGPNGGFDLDNGSFEILQSDDKQLSTSPRVGSSDNSTKVQHKFSEDIQGSTREDHIDVCQYQDNRGGDVYFEEKIVSSRHLAVSHASSYRSKTSSESSLEGLSAKIPKPSKEKRGRKTAASVLPSAAGRKGKIVSEHSSQADDGRDWNSPSIPGTEMAERTTGPQLVGSLPVTKHQISGYETAQTNGSDPLIPVAPFPLGPGSGKRTTDNSGLSTLAFTITGPPVPFLFCPFHNIPADTGTPDASTSHVSWDEGSENTDSGLNFESSERLDQSEVLSTSSSMRKVMSLEPAEHKSDILNGDIASHWQNLQYGRFCQSSRFSPPMIYPSPVVVPPIYLQGHFPLDGPGRPLPSNLSLSQLMNYGPRIFPVAPLQSVSSRPASLYQRYVDEMPRYRSGTGTYLPNLKASVRERHSANSRREKHNYDRNGQQGDREGNWNGNSKYRAAGRSQSRNQNEKSKFSFDQLADVGGESRTERPCGSRRHDSFTSYQSHNGSVHSNSSPSSSANLPYGMCPLPAMNLNGVSSNGPPIPSVVMLYPYDHNSACGSPAEPLDNGSLGTMGFSGVNEVSQLSNGRSSGGVFDKQIFHGTSAQRF, from the exons ATGGGAGAGCATGAAGGGTGGGCGGCGCTGCAACCACCAAACGGTCTATTGCCAAACGGTTTGTTACCGAACGAAGCAGCCTCCGTGATTCAGATGCTTGACCCGGAACGATGGATGAAGGCTGAGGAAAGAACCGCCGACCTCATTGCCTGCATTCAGCCCGATGCACCCTCTGAAGGTCGCCGTAATGATGTTGCTGATTACGTACAGCGCCTCATCGCCAAATGCTTCCCTTGTCAG GTGTTTACTTTTGGGTCTGTGCCCCTTAAGACCTATTTGCCTGATGGGGATATTGACTTAATGGCGTTCAGTAAGAATCAAAATTTGAAGGATATGTGGGCTCATCAGGTTCGTGATATGctggaaaatgaagaaaagaatgaGAATGCTGAATTCCGAGTAAAAGAAGTTCAGTACATTCAGGCCGAG GTGAAGATAATTAAGTGTCTTGTAGAAAATATTGTGGTAGATATTTCATTTAATCAGCTTGGTGGATTATGTACCCTTTGTTTCCTTGAAGAG GTTGATATTTTGATAAATCAGAACCATTTGTTCAAGCGTAGCATCATACTGATAAAAGCTTGGTGTTATTATGAGAGTCGTATTTTGGGTGCTCATCATGGACTCATCTCTACTTATGCCTTGGAAACCTTGGTTCTTTACATATTCCATGTTTTCAATGAGTCCTTTTCTGGACCTCTTGAG GTCCTGTATCGTTTTCTTGAGTTCTTTAGCAAGTTTGATTGGGAAAATTTCTGCGTTAGCCTCTGGGGTCCGGTTCCAATCAGCTCACTTCCAGAAATAACAG AACCTCCTCGAAAGGATGGTGGAGAGTTGTTACTCAGCAAATATTTTCTCGATAGTTGTAGTTCAAGATATGCTGTTTGCCAAGAAAATCAGGGCCAACCATTTGTTTCTAAACATTTCAATGTGATCGATCCTTTGCGTATAAATAACAACCTTGGACGTAGTGTTAGTAAAG GCAATTTCTTTAGGATACGCAGTGCATTTTCCTTTGGGGCTAAAAAGTTGGCAAGATTACTTGATTGTCCCAAAGAGGACCTCTTTCAAGAAGTAAATCAATTCTTTATGAATACATGGGAAAGGCATGGCAGCGGCCAACGCCCTGACGCACCAAGGAATGATCTCTGGTGCTTGAGATTATCAAAGGCTGACCAAACTCAAGAATCTAAGAATGTCTGGAACAATTCAATCAGCAAAGTAAATGATATTTCCTCAAGGCTTCAAACTCAAGGATCATGTAGTTTTTCCTCACAGCATGTTATTCATCCATCTGAAAGCACAACTAAGGTAAATGAAATATCTACTGTGTCTTGTGCTCAGAGCCAAAAGGGTTATGGTAGCATTTGCAACTCAAAGACCTCTGATCAGGTTAGATGGGTTTCTAATTCCAATCAGAATGTCCATAGTAGTACAGGTCAGAATATTTCTAAAGCAGAGACATCAGTGACTGATGTTCGAGGAAGATATCTTTTTGCAAGGACAAGATCTAGTCCTGAGCTTACTGAAACATGTGGGGAGTTTACTTCTCAAGgaagacagaacggagtgccagagAGTGGGAAAACCCAGATTGCTTCCGTGAGGACAGATAAGGATCGGAGGAAGAATATGGATTCTGATATGGTGGCAAGCTATAACATTAAATCATCAGGTGATACTTCTTCATCTGTTAGGTGCACTTCAACCTGTCAAAGCATTGATACTGCTGCTGAGCCAAACAGTCTTCTAAATGGTTGCCAAGATGATTCAGGCTTGGGAAGCACTGGTCAGGACTTCTCTTCAATTCTGGGGGCACAAGGAATGCATCAAGAAAAGCAAGATCTGGTGAACATGATGCCATCTTCTGCAGTTCATGGCTTTAATGGTCAGGTTCCTTTTCCATTAAATTTAGCTGCAGGTGACTTACCTTTTCCTATCCATTCTCTATCAATGGGATATGATCAGAGAAATTTGGGCAGATTTGTTCCTACAAATATAGAAATGTTTCCCCAACGATTGATCTCTTGTCCTTTTGCCAATTATTTTTCTGGCATTGGATTACCCTCAAATTCTAAGGATCCACCTGGGGAAGTAGAACATAAGTTATGGCATGAACAAGACAGGGGCCCCAATGGTGGTTTTGATCTTGATAATGGAAGTTTTGAAATACTTCAGTCAGATGATAAGCAACTTTCTACTTCACCTAGAGTAGGCAGCTCAGATAATTCTACTAAAGTACAACACAAGTTTTCTGAAGATATTCAAGGATCAACTAGGGAAGATCATATAGATGTTTGCCAATATCAAGATAATAGAGGGGGAGATGTTTACTTTGAAGAAAAAATTGTAAGTTCTAGACACTTAGCTGTTTCACATGCTAGTTCATACAGAAGTAAAACCTCATCAGAAAGCTCTTTGGAAGGGTTATCAGCTAAGATCCCTAAGCCATCTAAGGAGAAACGGGGTAGGAAAACAGCTGCTTCTGTGCTTCCTTCTGCTGCTGGTAGGAAAGGTAAGATTGTATCTGAGCATTCCTCTCAGGCAGATGATGGCAGAGACTGGAATTCACCATCAATACCTGGAACTGAAATGGCTGAAAGAACTACTGGACCTCAGCTGGTTGGTTCTTTACCCGTTACAAAGCATCAAATTTCTGGATATGAGACAGCTCAGACAAATGGCTCAGATCCACTGATACCTGTTGCTCCGTTCCCCTTAGGTCCAGGTTCAGGGAAAAGAACTACAGATAATTCTGGACTGTCCACCTTAGCCTTCACAATAACAGGGCCACCGGTTCCATTTTTGTTTTGCCCTTTTCACAACATTCCAGCAGACACAGGAACTCCAGATGCATCTACAAGCCATGTTAGTTGGGATGAAGGTTCTGAGAACACTGATTCTGGTCTAAATTTTGAATCATCTGAGAGACTTGATCAGTCTGAGGTGTTAAGTACTTCTAGTTCTATGAGAAAGGTCATGTCTCTTGAGCCAGCGGAGCATAAATCTGACATTCTTAATGGTGACATTGCTAGCCATTGGCAAAACTTGCAGTATGGACGGTTTTGCCAAAGTTCACGATTTTCTCCACCTATGATTTATCCTTCACCTGTTGTGGTGCCACCCATTTATTTACAAGGTCATTTCCCATTAGATGGTCCTGGGAGACCTCTTCCATCTAATCTGAGTCTTTCTCAACTTATGAATTATGGACCTCGTATTTTCCCTGTTGCTCCTCTCCAATCTGTCTCAAGTAGACCTGCGAGTCTATACCAACGGTATGTTGATGAGATGCCAAGATATCGTAGTGGTACTGGGACATACCTGCCAAATCTC aAAGCTTCAGTGAGAGAACGTCATTCTGCAAATTCAAGGAGGGAAAAACATAATTATGACAGAAATGGCCAGCAGGGTGATAGAGAAGGGAACTGGAATGGCAATTCAAAGTACCGAGCTGCTGGGCGTAGCCAAAGTCGCAATCAGAATGAAAAATCAAAGTTCTCATTTGACCAATTGGCAGATGTTGGTGGTGAAAGCAGAACTGAGAGGCCTTGTGGCTCACGTAGACATGATTCATTTACATCATACCAGTCTCACAATGGATCAGTCCACTCAAACTCTTCACCAAGTAGTTCTGCTAACCTGCCATATGGCATGTGCCCGCTGCCAGCTATGAACCTCAATGGGGTGTCATCTAATGGACCTCCCATTCCATCTGTTGTGATGCTGTATCCTTATGATCATAATTCTGCTTGTGGTTCCCCTGCTGAACCGCTAGACAATGGCTCTCTTGGAACGATGGGTTTCTCAGGTGTGAATGAAGTATCACAGCTAAGCAATGGAAGGAGCTCTGGTGGAGTATTTGACAAGCAAATATTTCATGGTACCTCTGCTCAACGATTTTAA
- the LOC107923895 gene encoding DEAD-box ATP-dependent RNA helicase 31: MVIKFIPHLRVLSPSLPVTVFPSMKPARTICFNGSIPVLNRVFPFKLKFLGLSPRFNGKLITRSLSTRPSRPRSRASSEFTPKIRGDVRASKSLIEDEAELSDWVGELRTDSFRGRLTSEDEELDADRQRNRVRSSDRKRNGVSVKWRRESELDNFRESSKRETRGNFGDSISRKSRFSKRFGGELEDKDSDDDGEEDDESYSSRKSRGVKRENTKMDSRRGKRNERGLGSGNAGSGRRMDLGRKSNFHEEEDTDASEEEKGREMKGLENFLSGEDSDINAAAEDDYIILRKKASYALGLEKDADQTVTPRSSQGKSESYLSETRFDQISISPLSLKGIKDAGYEKMTVVQEATLPVILKGKDVLAKAKTGTGKTVAFLLPSIEIVSKLPPVDRDVKRPPIHVLVICPTRELAIQAASEAKKLLKYHPSIGVQVVIGGTRLALEQKNLQANPCQILVATPGRLRDHLENTAGFATKLMGVKVLVLDEADRLLAMGFRKDIERIIAAVPKQRQTLLFSATVPEEVHQICHIALRRDHEFINTVQEGTEDTHSLVRQVHMVAPLDMQFSLLYVLLKEHIADDVDYKVLVFCTTAMVTKLVADVLRELNLNVREIHSRKSQSYRTRVSDEFRKSKGLILVTSDVSARGVDYPDVTLVLQVGMPSDREQYIHRLGRTGRKGKEGQGILLLAPWEEKFLSCVKDLPITKAPLPSLDPETKKKVGRALSNVEMKSKESAYQAWLGYYNSDKNIGRDKYRLVELANEFSRSMGLDNPPAIPKLVLSKMGLRNIPGLRVR; encoded by the exons ATGGTTATAAAGTTTATTCCTCATCTTCGTGTTCTCAGCCCTTCTCTGCCGGTAACTGTTTTTCCCAGCATGAAACCTGCGCGAACCATTTGCTTTAATGGGTCCATACCTGTTTTAAATCGTGTTTTCCCTTTTAAACTCAAGTTCCTTGGCTTATCGCCTCGCTTTAATGGGAAACTCATTACGCGGAGCCTTTCCACCAGGCCGTCTCGACCTAGGTCGAGGGCAAGCTCCGAGTTCACTCCTAAAATCAGAGGAGATGTTCGTGCCTCGAAGAGTCTGATCGAGGACGAGGCCGAACTCAGTGACTGGGTCGGCGAGTTGAGAACCGATTCGTTCCGTGGCCGACTCACTAGCGAAGATGAGGAATTAGACGCAGATAGACAACGCAATAGAGTTAGGAGTAGTGATAGAAAGAGAAACGGCGTTTCTGTGAAGTGGAGAAGAGAGAGTGAGCTCGACAATTTTCGTGAGTCGAGCAAGAGGGAAACACGGGGCAACTTCGGCGATTCTATTTCGAGGAAGTCCCGGTTCAGTAAACGGTTTGGTGGTGAATTAGAAGATAAAGACAGTGATGACGATGGCGAGGAGGATGACGAATCGTATTCGAGTAGAAAATCTCGCGGCGTGAAAAGAGAGAATACAAAAATGGATTCACGGAGAGGAAAGAGAAATGAGAGGGGCTTGGGTTCAGGAAATGCGGGGAGTGGAAGAAGAATGGATTTgggaagaaaatcaaactttcatgaAGAGGAAGATACCGATGCTAGTGAAGAGGAAAAAGGTCGGGAAATGAAAGGATTGGAGAATTTTCTTAGTGGGGAAGATAGTGATATTAATGCCGCTGCTGAGGATGATTATATAATTTTAAGGAAGAAAGCGAGTTATGCACTCGGATTAGAGAAGGATGCTGACCAAACAGTGACTCCTAGAAGTTCACAAGGGAAATCTGAGTCATATCTGAGTGAAACAAg ATTTGATCAAATTTCAATATCTCCCCTATCGTTGAAGGGAATTAAGGATGCTGGTTATGAGAAGATGACCGTTGTACAGGAGGCAACTCTTCCAGTAATACTCAAAG gCAAGGATGTACTAGCCAAGGCCAAAACAGGCACTGGAAAGACGGTAGCATTCTTG CTTCCATCAATTGAAATTGTTTCAAAACTGCCTCCTGTTGATCGTGATGTTAAGCGGCCACCAATTCATGTACTTGTAATATGCCCAACTCGAGAGCTTGCGATTCAAGCTGCTTCAGAAGCTAAGAAGTTGCTGAAGTATCACCCATCTATCGGTGTTCAGGTTGTGATTGGAGGTACAAGACTTGCTCTAGAGCAAAAAAACCTGCAAGCAAACCCTTGCCAG ATTCTTGTTGCTACACCTGGAAGGCTCAGAGACCATCTTGAGAATACTGCTGGGTTTGCAACAAAGCTGATGGGTGTGAAGGTCCTTGTACTTGATGAAGCAGATCGTTTACTAGCCATGGGTTTTCGTAAAGACATAGAAAGGATAATTGCTGCTGTTCCAAAACAAAGACAGACACTTCTATTTTCTGCAACAGTTCCTGAGGAG GTCCATCAAATCTGCCACATTGCACTTAGAAGAGatcatgaattcatcaatacgGTTCAAGAAGGCACTGAGGATACACATTCACTG GTCCGACAAGTGCACATGGTTGCTCCACTAGATATGCAGTTTTCCCTACTGTATGTTCTTCTGAAAGAACATATTGCAGATGATGTTGACTATAAG GTTCTCGTATTCTGCACTACTGCTATGGTAACGAAGTTGGTAGCAGATGTTCTTCGTGAACTGAACCTGAATGTTAGAGAGATCCATTCAAGAAAATCACAGAGTTACAGAACAAGGGTATCTGATGAATTCCGGAAGTCAAAAGGACTTATTCTTGTAACATCAGATGTATCTGCTCGAGGGGTTGATTATCCTGATGTTACACTTGTCCTCCAG GTGGGCATGCCATCTGATAGAGAACAGTATATACATCGGCTAGGTAGAACCGGGCGTAAGGGTAAAGAAGGGCAAGGAATACTCTTACTAGCACCATGGGAGGAAAAATTTCTGTCTTGCGTCAAGGATTTGCCAATAACAAAGGCTCCATTGCCTTCTTTGGACCCAGAAACAAAGAAAAAG GTGGGACGGGCACTTTCCAATGTAGAGATGAAGAGCAAAGAATCAGCTTATCAGGCATGGCTTGGTTATTACAATTCTGATAAGAACATAGGCAGGGATAAATACAGACTGGTGGAGCTCGCAAATGAGTTCAGCAGAAGCATGGGTCTTGACAACCCTCCTGCAATTCCCAAGCTCGTACTTTCAAAGATGGGCCTAAGGAATATCCCTGGACTGCGTGTCAGATAA
- the LOC107923894 gene encoding uncharacterized protein isoform X1, whose product MGEHEGWAALQPPNGLLPNGLLPNEAASVIQMLDPERWMKAEERTADLIACIQPDAPSEGRRNDVADYVQRLIAKCFPCQVFTFGSVPLKTYLPDGDIDLMAFSKNQNLKDMWAHQVRDMLENEEKNENAEFRVKEVQYIQAEVKIIKCLVENIVVDISFNQLGGLCTLCFLEEVDILINQNHLFKRSIILIKAWCYYESRILGAHHGLISTYALETLVLYIFHVFNESFSGPLEVLYRFLEFFSKFDWENFCVSLWGPVPISSLPEITAEPPRKDGGELLLSKYFLDSCSSRYAVCQENQGQPFVSKHFNVIDPLRINNNLGRSVSKGNFFRIRSAFSFGAKKLARLLDCPKEDLFQEVNQFFMNTWERHGSGQRPDAPRNDLWCLRLSKADQTQESKNVWNNSISKVNDISSRLQTQGSCSFSSQHVIHPSESTTKVNEISTVSCAQSQKGYGSICNSKTSDQVRWVSNSNQNVHSSTGQNISKAETSVTDVRGRYLFARTRSSPELTETCGEFTSQGRQNGVPESGKTQIASVRTDKDRRKNMDSDMVASYNIKSSGDTSSSVRCTSTCQSIDTAAEPNSLLNGCQDDSGLGSTGQDFSSILGAQGMHQEKQDLVNMMPSSAVHGFNGQVPFPLNLAAGDLPFPIHSLSMGYDQRNLGRFVPTNIEMFPQRLISCPFANYFSGIGLPSNSKDPPGEVEHKLWHEQDRGPNGGFDLDNGSFEILQSDDKQLSTSPRVGSSDNSTKVQHKFSEDIQGSTREDHIDVCQYQDNRGGDVYFEEKIVSSRHLAVSHASSYRSKTSSESSLEGLSAKIPKPSKEKRGRKTAASVLPSAAGRKGKIVSEHSSQADDGRDWNSPSIPGTEMAERTTGPQLVGSLPVTKHQISGYETAQTNGSDPLIPVAPFPLGPGSGKRTTDNSGLSTLAFTITGPPVPFLFCPFHNIPADTGTPDASTSHVSWDEGSENTDSGLNFESSERLDQSEVLSTSSSMRKVMSLEPAEHKSDILNGDIASHWQNLQYGRFCQSSRFSPPMIYPSPVVVPPIYLQGHFPLDGPGRPLPSNLSLSQLMNYGPRIFPVAPLQSVSSRPASLYQRYVDEMPRYRSGTGTYLPNLKASVRERHSANSRREKHNYDRNGQQGDREGNWNGNSKYRAAGRSQSRNQNEKSKFSFDQLADVGGESRTERPCGSRRHDSFTSYQSHNGSVHSNSSPSSSANLPYGMCPLPAMNLNGVSSNGPPIPSVVMLYPYDHNSACGSPAEPLDNGSLGTMGFSGVNEVSQLSNGRSSGGVFDKQIFHGTSAQRF is encoded by the exons ATGGGAGAGCATGAAGGGTGGGCGGCGCTGCAACCACCAAACGGTCTATTGCCAAACGGTTTGTTACCGAACGAAGCAGCCTCCGTGATTCAGATGCTTGACCCGGAACGATGGATGAAGGCTGAGGAAAGAACCGCCGACCTCATTGCCTGCATTCAGCCCGATGCACCCTCTGAAGGTCGCCGTAATGATGTTGCTGATTACGTACAGCGCCTCATCGCCAAATGCTTCCCTTGTCAG GTGTTTACTTTTGGGTCTGTGCCCCTTAAGACCTATTTGCCTGATGGGGATATTGACTTAATGGCGTTCAGTAAGAATCAAAATTTGAAGGATATGTGGGCTCATCAGGTTCGTGATATGctggaaaatgaagaaaagaatgaGAATGCTGAATTCCGAGTAAAAGAAGTTCAGTACATTCAGGCCGAG GTGAAGATAATTAAGTGTCTTGTAGAAAATATTGTGGTAGATATTTCATTTAATCAGCTTGGTGGATTATGTACCCTTTGTTTCCTTGAAGAG GTTGATATTTTGATAAATCAGAACCATTTGTTCAAGCGTAGCATCATACTGATAAAAGCTTGGTGTTATTATGAGAGTCGTATTTTGGGTGCTCATCATGGACTCATCTCTACTTATGCCTTGGAAACCTTGGTTCTTTACATATTCCATGTTTTCAATGAGTCCTTTTCTGGACCTCTTGAG GTCCTGTATCGTTTTCTTGAGTTCTTTAGCAAGTTTGATTGGGAAAATTTCTGCGTTAGCCTCTGGGGTCCGGTTCCAATCAGCTCACTTCCAGAAATAACAG CAGAACCTCCTCGAAAGGATGGTGGAGAGTTGTTACTCAGCAAATATTTTCTCGATAGTTGTAGTTCAAGATATGCTGTTTGCCAAGAAAATCAGGGCCAACCATTTGTTTCTAAACATTTCAATGTGATCGATCCTTTGCGTATAAATAACAACCTTGGACGTAGTGTTAGTAAAG GCAATTTCTTTAGGATACGCAGTGCATTTTCCTTTGGGGCTAAAAAGTTGGCAAGATTACTTGATTGTCCCAAAGAGGACCTCTTTCAAGAAGTAAATCAATTCTTTATGAATACATGGGAAAGGCATGGCAGCGGCCAACGCCCTGACGCACCAAGGAATGATCTCTGGTGCTTGAGATTATCAAAGGCTGACCAAACTCAAGAATCTAAGAATGTCTGGAACAATTCAATCAGCAAAGTAAATGATATTTCCTCAAGGCTTCAAACTCAAGGATCATGTAGTTTTTCCTCACAGCATGTTATTCATCCATCTGAAAGCACAACTAAGGTAAATGAAATATCTACTGTGTCTTGTGCTCAGAGCCAAAAGGGTTATGGTAGCATTTGCAACTCAAAGACCTCTGATCAGGTTAGATGGGTTTCTAATTCCAATCAGAATGTCCATAGTAGTACAGGTCAGAATATTTCTAAAGCAGAGACATCAGTGACTGATGTTCGAGGAAGATATCTTTTTGCAAGGACAAGATCTAGTCCTGAGCTTACTGAAACATGTGGGGAGTTTACTTCTCAAGgaagacagaacggagtgccagagAGTGGGAAAACCCAGATTGCTTCCGTGAGGACAGATAAGGATCGGAGGAAGAATATGGATTCTGATATGGTGGCAAGCTATAACATTAAATCATCAGGTGATACTTCTTCATCTGTTAGGTGCACTTCAACCTGTCAAAGCATTGATACTGCTGCTGAGCCAAACAGTCTTCTAAATGGTTGCCAAGATGATTCAGGCTTGGGAAGCACTGGTCAGGACTTCTCTTCAATTCTGGGGGCACAAGGAATGCATCAAGAAAAGCAAGATCTGGTGAACATGATGCCATCTTCTGCAGTTCATGGCTTTAATGGTCAGGTTCCTTTTCCATTAAATTTAGCTGCAGGTGACTTACCTTTTCCTATCCATTCTCTATCAATGGGATATGATCAGAGAAATTTGGGCAGATTTGTTCCTACAAATATAGAAATGTTTCCCCAACGATTGATCTCTTGTCCTTTTGCCAATTATTTTTCTGGCATTGGATTACCCTCAAATTCTAAGGATCCACCTGGGGAAGTAGAACATAAGTTATGGCATGAACAAGACAGGGGCCCCAATGGTGGTTTTGATCTTGATAATGGAAGTTTTGAAATACTTCAGTCAGATGATAAGCAACTTTCTACTTCACCTAGAGTAGGCAGCTCAGATAATTCTACTAAAGTACAACACAAGTTTTCTGAAGATATTCAAGGATCAACTAGGGAAGATCATATAGATGTTTGCCAATATCAAGATAATAGAGGGGGAGATGTTTACTTTGAAGAAAAAATTGTAAGTTCTAGACACTTAGCTGTTTCACATGCTAGTTCATACAGAAGTAAAACCTCATCAGAAAGCTCTTTGGAAGGGTTATCAGCTAAGATCCCTAAGCCATCTAAGGAGAAACGGGGTAGGAAAACAGCTGCTTCTGTGCTTCCTTCTGCTGCTGGTAGGAAAGGTAAGATTGTATCTGAGCATTCCTCTCAGGCAGATGATGGCAGAGACTGGAATTCACCATCAATACCTGGAACTGAAATGGCTGAAAGAACTACTGGACCTCAGCTGGTTGGTTCTTTACCCGTTACAAAGCATCAAATTTCTGGATATGAGACAGCTCAGACAAATGGCTCAGATCCACTGATACCTGTTGCTCCGTTCCCCTTAGGTCCAGGTTCAGGGAAAAGAACTACAGATAATTCTGGACTGTCCACCTTAGCCTTCACAATAACAGGGCCACCGGTTCCATTTTTGTTTTGCCCTTTTCACAACATTCCAGCAGACACAGGAACTCCAGATGCATCTACAAGCCATGTTAGTTGGGATGAAGGTTCTGAGAACACTGATTCTGGTCTAAATTTTGAATCATCTGAGAGACTTGATCAGTCTGAGGTGTTAAGTACTTCTAGTTCTATGAGAAAGGTCATGTCTCTTGAGCCAGCGGAGCATAAATCTGACATTCTTAATGGTGACATTGCTAGCCATTGGCAAAACTTGCAGTATGGACGGTTTTGCCAAAGTTCACGATTTTCTCCACCTATGATTTATCCTTCACCTGTTGTGGTGCCACCCATTTATTTACAAGGTCATTTCCCATTAGATGGTCCTGGGAGACCTCTTCCATCTAATCTGAGTCTTTCTCAACTTATGAATTATGGACCTCGTATTTTCCCTGTTGCTCCTCTCCAATCTGTCTCAAGTAGACCTGCGAGTCTATACCAACGGTATGTTGATGAGATGCCAAGATATCGTAGTGGTACTGGGACATACCTGCCAAATCTC aAAGCTTCAGTGAGAGAACGTCATTCTGCAAATTCAAGGAGGGAAAAACATAATTATGACAGAAATGGCCAGCAGGGTGATAGAGAAGGGAACTGGAATGGCAATTCAAAGTACCGAGCTGCTGGGCGTAGCCAAAGTCGCAATCAGAATGAAAAATCAAAGTTCTCATTTGACCAATTGGCAGATGTTGGTGGTGAAAGCAGAACTGAGAGGCCTTGTGGCTCACGTAGACATGATTCATTTACATCATACCAGTCTCACAATGGATCAGTCCACTCAAACTCTTCACCAAGTAGTTCTGCTAACCTGCCATATGGCATGTGCCCGCTGCCAGCTATGAACCTCAATGGGGTGTCATCTAATGGACCTCCCATTCCATCTGTTGTGATGCTGTATCCTTATGATCATAATTCTGCTTGTGGTTCCCCTGCTGAACCGCTAGACAATGGCTCTCTTGGAACGATGGGTTTCTCAGGTGTGAATGAAGTATCACAGCTAAGCAATGGAAGGAGCTCTGGTGGAGTATTTGACAAGCAAATATTTCATGGTACCTCTGCTCAACGATTTTAA
- the LOC107923896 gene encoding arginine--tRNA ligase, chloroplastic/mitochondrial translates to MHIVIDNLWISTRLPSCSMVTACEANKLLMSWKWRMVMRSMLCFTKLVTQALDVVNCVKIGTLVLEHKDERDLGLHLLQFAEVVEEACTNLLLNVVCNYLYKLSEIFSKFYSNPKCKI, encoded by the exons ATGCATATTGTGATCGACAATCTGTGGATTTCAACTCGATTGCCTTCTTGTTCGATGGTCACCGCCTGCGAGGCGAACAAACTTCTAATGAG cTGGAAATGGAGGATGGTGATGAGATCGATGTTATGCTTCACCAAACTGGTGACACAAGCGCTTGATGTTGTCAACTGTGTGAAG ATTGGGACATTAGTATTGGAGCATAAGGATGAGCGCGATTTGGGGCTCCATTTGCTGCAGTTTGCTGAG GTTGTTGAGGAGGCTTGTACCAATTTGTTACTGAATGTTGTGTGTAACTACCTCTATAAGTTATCTGAAATCTTCTCCAAATTTTACAGCAACCCTAAGTGCAAGATATGA